From the genome of Muricauda sp. SCSIO 64092, one region includes:
- a CDS encoding LysR substrate-binding domain-containing protein has translation MNYTLHQLRIFQKVAEHQSITKASEELHLTQPAVSIQLRNFQDQFSIALTEVVGRRLFLTDFGKEIAIAAERILEEVNSINYKTMEFEGNLAGRLKIAVVSTGKYVMPYFLSGFMEDNPGVDLVMDVTNKSAVIRNLEGNEVDFALVSVLPKHFTVHNIELMENRLHLVGSSQKRLSGLKELRTAPLIFRENGSATRMAMENFLSKKKISVAKKIELTSNEAVKQAVMAGLGFSIMPLIGIKNELGNGDLKLFPIKGLPIITNWNLIWMPSKKFSPVSSAFLDYLELQKSDIMENRFKWFKDYVAKDDSVFLG, from the coding sequence ATGAACTATACCCTTCATCAACTTCGAATATTTCAAAAAGTAGCGGAACACCAGAGTATTACCAAAGCTTCTGAGGAACTTCACTTGACGCAACCGGCCGTATCCATTCAGCTGAGGAATTTTCAGGATCAATTTTCCATTGCGCTCACGGAGGTAGTGGGCAGGCGCCTTTTTCTAACGGATTTCGGAAAGGAAATTGCCATTGCGGCGGAACGGATTTTGGAGGAGGTCAATTCCATTAATTATAAAACCATGGAATTTGAAGGGAATTTGGCAGGACGCCTTAAAATTGCCGTGGTCTCCACAGGTAAATATGTGATGCCCTATTTTTTGTCCGGATTCATGGAGGATAACCCCGGTGTGGATTTGGTTATGGATGTTACCAATAAATCGGCCGTTATTAGGAATCTTGAGGGGAATGAGGTCGATTTTGCGCTGGTTTCGGTACTGCCCAAACATTTTACGGTACATAATATAGAATTGATGGAAAACAGGTTGCATCTGGTAGGAAGCTCACAAAAAAGACTGTCCGGCTTAAAGGAATTGAGGACAGCACCCCTCATTTTTAGGGAAAATGGCTCTGCAACCAGAATGGCCATGGAGAACTTTTTATCCAAAAAGAAGATCAGCGTTGCCAAGAAAATTGAATTGACCTCGAACGAAGCGGTGAAGCAGGCCGTAATGGCCGGACTGGGTTTTTCAATTATGCCGCTTATTGGAATAAAAAATGAACTGGGTAACGGGGATTTAAAACTATTCCCTATTAAAGGACTCCCTATTATTACCAATTGGAACTTGATATGGATGCCTTCCAAAAAGTTCTCTCCCGTATCAAGTGCTTTTTTGGACTATTTGGAATTGCAAAAGAGCGATATTATGGAAAACCGCTTCAAATGGTTTAAGGATTATGTAGCTAAAGATGATTCAGTCTTTTTGGGTTGA
- a CDS encoding TetR/AcrR family transcriptional regulator, which produces MERLLQSIKIAINQKIFLKDPESSDLGKRIVEHSILLIDEIGFEAFTFKKLGQRIGSNESSIYRYFENKHKLLVYLTSWYWGWLEYQLVFATNSIADPVEKLRKAISIVSKTTVEDLSFSHINEVLLNKIVINESSKSFLTKEVDQENKQGYFVIYKRMVNRLEVMIKTVNPKYAFPSSLASTILDSTLHQHFLKDHFPTLTDCDETNLPKDFIHDLVFKALNA; this is translated from the coding sequence ATGGAGCGTTTATTGCAGTCAATTAAAATAGCCATTAACCAGAAGATTTTTTTAAAAGATCCCGAATCCTCGGATTTAGGGAAGAGAATAGTTGAACATAGCATTTTGCTCATAGATGAAATAGGGTTCGAGGCGTTCACATTTAAAAAACTGGGCCAACGTATCGGGTCCAATGAAAGCTCAATTTACCGTTATTTTGAGAATAAACATAAACTATTGGTGTACCTCACTTCGTGGTATTGGGGATGGTTGGAATATCAATTGGTCTTTGCGACCAATAGTATTGCGGATCCGGTTGAAAAATTGAGAAAGGCGATTTCCATTGTAAGTAAGACCACTGTGGAAGACCTCTCCTTTTCACATATCAATGAGGTGTTGTTGAACAAAATTGTAATTAATGAATCTTCCAAGTCCTTCCTGACCAAAGAAGTCGATCAGGAAAACAAGCAAGGTTATTTTGTTATTTATAAAAGGATGGTAAATCGTTTGGAGGTAATGATTAAAACAGTGAACCCCAAATACGCTTTTCCCTCCAGTTTGGCGAGTACCATTTTGGACAGTACCCTCCACCAACATTTTTTAAAGGACCATTTTCCCACATTGACCGATTGTGATGAAACAAACCTGCCAAAGGATTTTATTCACGATTTGGTTTTTAAAGCATTAAACGCATAA
- a CDS encoding peptidase domain-containing ABC transporter, with the protein MSKKNILTAWQRLVNLLQLDKKDVLQVFYYAIFAGLVTLSLPLGIQAIINLIQGAQVSTSWIILVILVTLGVGFAGALQLMQLRIIENIQQKIFTRSSFEFAYRFPKIRMSQLRNFYPPELANRFFDTLNVQKGVSKLLIDFPTALLQIVFGLLLLSLYHPFFIVYGVLLIALIYVVFKYTITRGLETSLKESKHKYRVAHWIQEVARCIVSFKLSGKTNHALEKNDGLVSGYLEARENHFKILVLQFIQMIGFKILVTGGLLIIGGLLVLNQEMNIGQFVAAEIIILLVISSVEKLIVGLESFYDVLTSLEKLGQVVDKQIEPEQSIPPLFDRGDFTVQLDKIKYSIPETGKLIIDDISLELPPKTRLLIQGESGSGKTTLLQIIAALIEPDSGNIYVNDERIKPEFLGYYRMNVGQSLKEETPFEGTLLENITYGDPSIPKEDVLDIIEVTGLRKFVKESQSGLDTDIYPEGKQISYTIAKKIVLARSLVKKPKLLVLRDPLDQFDPEEADRIMEYLTAPERPWILVVVSNDTGWMGRCGQKITLKDGKIIKS; encoded by the coding sequence ATGTCGAAAAAGAACATACTTACCGCTTGGCAGCGACTTGTGAATTTACTTCAGTTGGATAAAAAGGACGTACTTCAGGTATTCTATTATGCCATTTTTGCCGGACTGGTCACCTTGTCATTGCCCTTGGGCATTCAAGCGATAATCAATCTTATTCAAGGGGCACAGGTGAGCACCTCTTGGATCATCCTGGTCATACTTGTAACCCTCGGTGTGGGATTTGCCGGAGCTTTGCAATTGATGCAGTTACGGATCATTGAAAACATCCAACAGAAAATATTTACCCGATCCTCCTTTGAATTTGCCTATCGCTTTCCGAAAATTAGAATGAGTCAATTGCGAAATTTCTACCCCCCGGAATTGGCCAATAGGTTTTTTGATACCTTAAACGTTCAAAAAGGGGTGTCCAAATTATTGATAGACTTTCCTACGGCTTTGTTACAGATTGTTTTTGGACTCTTATTGTTGTCTCTGTACCATCCCTTTTTTATTGTCTATGGAGTGCTATTGATTGCGTTGATCTATGTGGTGTTCAAATACACCATTACCCGTGGACTGGAGACCAGTTTAAAGGAATCCAAGCATAAATATAGGGTAGCCCATTGGATTCAGGAAGTCGCTCGATGCATCGTAAGTTTTAAGCTGTCCGGGAAAACTAACCATGCCCTGGAAAAAAACGACGGATTGGTAAGCGGTTATCTGGAGGCACGGGAGAACCACTTTAAGATTTTGGTGCTACAATTTATCCAGATGATAGGGTTTAAGATTTTGGTAACGGGCGGCCTGTTGATCATTGGAGGTTTGTTGGTACTGAATCAAGAAATGAACATAGGGCAGTTTGTTGCTGCAGAGATTATCATTCTTTTGGTCATCAGTAGTGTGGAAAAGTTGATCGTGGGATTGGAATCGTTCTATGATGTATTGACCTCATTGGAAAAATTGGGGCAAGTAGTGGATAAGCAGATTGAACCGGAACAAAGCATTCCTCCGTTATTCGATAGGGGTGATTTCACGGTGCAACTGGATAAAATTAAATACTCTATCCCAGAAACGGGAAAGCTCATTATAGACGACATTTCACTGGAATTGCCTCCAAAGACCCGACTATTGATACAAGGGGAAAGCGGTAGTGGTAAGACCACGCTTTTGCAGATTATTGCGGCACTTATAGAACCCGATTCCGGGAATATTTATGTGAACGATGAGCGCATAAAGCCCGAGTTTCTGGGATATTATCGAATGAATGTTGGGCAATCCCTTAAAGAGGAGACCCCATTTGAAGGGACCTTATTGGAGAACATTACCTATGGCGATCCTTCAATTCCCAAAGAAGATGTTTTGGACATCATTGAGGTTACGGGCCTTAGAAAATTTGTCAAAGAATCACAAAGTGGTTTGGATACTGATATTTATCCAGAAGGAAAACAAATATCGTATACCATTGCCAAAAAAATTGTGTTGGCCAGAAGTTTGGTCAAAAAACCAAAGCTTTTGGTTTTAAGAGATCCATTGGACCAATTTGACCCAGAGGAAGCAGATCGTATTATGGAATACCTTACAGCACCGGAAAGGCCTTGGATACTGGTCGTTGTGAGCAATGATACGGGTTGGATGGGAAGATGTGGACAGAAAATAACGCTTAAGGACGGTAAAATAATTAAAAGTTAA
- a CDS encoding HlyD family secretion protein, whose amino-acid sequence MLNISKNSIGRRVDISSFKAMKRVSQRKHNKHFNRFLNAFSVIAIIFLFLPWTQNVQGNGFVTTLTPDQRPQTIQSTIPGRIEKWYVREGDFVQEGDTILHISEIKNEYFDPNLVERTGQQIRAKEMSVTSYQEKVKALQIQIGALNKERELKLEQARNKLLQSRLKVQSDSIDLEAANTNITIAQRQYDRVVQLESEGLKAVTDLEEKRLKLQETQAKLISQENKLLASKNDVINAQVEITRIGAEYTDKISKARSDMFTAQSSQFDSEAQVTKLQNEFTNYSIRNDMYYIRAPQNGFINRAIQGGIGETFKEGDRLVAIMPANIELAVETFVDPLDLPLMHIGEKVRIQFDGWPVIIFSGWPNVSYGTYGGVVVAIETFISDNGKYRILLAQDPEDHPWPEDLRAGSGADTIALLDDVPIWFELWRQLNGFPPNYYQPENKMAEAEKK is encoded by the coding sequence ATGCTTAATATTTCAAAGAACAGTATTGGCAGGAGAGTGGATATTTCAAGCTTCAAAGCCATGAAACGTGTATCCCAAAGGAAGCATAACAAACACTTCAATCGGTTTTTGAATGCATTTTCCGTCATTGCGATTATTTTCCTTTTCCTGCCGTGGACGCAGAATGTCCAGGGCAATGGATTTGTGACGACCTTGACACCGGACCAACGCCCGCAGACCATTCAATCTACCATTCCGGGACGTATTGAGAAATGGTACGTGCGTGAAGGGGATTTTGTCCAGGAGGGCGATACCATCCTCCATATCTCTGAAATCAAGAACGAATATTTTGATCCCAATTTGGTAGAGCGGACAGGACAACAGATAAGGGCCAAGGAAATGTCCGTTACCTCCTATCAAGAAAAGGTAAAGGCCTTGCAAATTCAAATAGGCGCTTTGAACAAAGAGCGGGAGTTGAAACTGGAACAGGCAAGGAACAAGCTACTGCAATCCAGGCTTAAGGTACAGAGCGATAGTATTGATCTAGAGGCTGCCAATACCAACATTACCATTGCCCAGCGGCAATACGATCGGGTGGTACAGTTGGAATCGGAAGGACTGAAGGCGGTGACCGATTTGGAAGAGAAAAGATTGAAATTACAGGAAACACAGGCCAAATTGATCTCCCAGGAGAATAAGCTCTTGGCCAGTAAAAACGATGTGATCAATGCACAAGTGGAAATCACCAGAATTGGAGCCGAATATACCGATAAGATCTCCAAGGCCAGAAGTGATATGTTTACCGCACAATCGAGCCAATTTGATTCCGAGGCCCAAGTGACGAAACTGCAAAACGAATTCACCAACTATTCCATACGGAACGATATGTACTATATCCGTGCTCCCCAAAATGGATTTATCAATAGGGCCATCCAGGGAGGTATAGGTGAAACGTTCAAGGAAGGGGACAGATTGGTCGCCATTATGCCCGCCAATATTGAACTGGCGGTGGAGACCTTTGTAGATCCGCTGGACCTACCATTAATGCATATTGGGGAGAAGGTACGTATCCAATTTGATGGATGGCCTGTCATTATTTTCAGTGGATGGCCCAATGTTTCCTACGGGACCTATGGAGGTGTGGTGGTAGCCATTGAAACCTTTATCAGCGACAATGGCAAATACCGAATTTTATTGGCGCAAGATCCGGAGGACCATCCCTGGCCGGAAGATTTGCGGGCCGGTTCAGGTGCTGATACCATTGCACTTTTGGATGATGTCCCCATTTGGTTCGAGCTTTGGAGACAGTTGAATGGGTTCCCCCCAAATTATTATCAACCCGAAAATAAGATGGCCGAGGCCGAAAAGAAGTAA
- a CDS encoding TolC family protein: MKRYLIYLAFLIPVVSNAQQDTLELGFNEYLGYVKKYHPIARQAQLTISIGQANLMKARGGFDPKIEVDYERKEFKGTEYWDRLNGTFKIPTYYGIEFKGGFEQAEGTFINEDETFPIDGLYSAGVSMSLARGFWINERMATLQKAKFFREQTKADQDLLVNQILYDASLAYFEWLKAYNEAEIFRNFLTNAAVRFEGVKRSALAGDVAIIDTVEAKIAVENRQLSLEQAKVKIMQRSLELSNFLWINDVPVELQPNVIPDRNPEQTIDVTLEIFGKPLDSFTIANHPKLRSMDFKIEGLTVDKRLKANKLLPRIDVEYNFLTEAPEQINSFATEEYKGGINFEFPLFLRKERGDLKLAKFKLRDAQFERDNAQVEIQNKVLAIYRELDSFLEQNRLIDNIVRDYNTLLSAEERKFSFGESSLFLINTRESRLIDAELKQNEVQNKFFTTKAKLFKSLAINPENL, translated from the coding sequence ATGAAACGCTATCTTATATATTTGGCATTTCTGATACCGGTAGTCTCAAATGCCCAGCAAGATACGCTTGAACTTGGGTTCAATGAGTATTTGGGCTATGTAAAAAAATACCATCCCATCGCCCGGCAAGCGCAGTTGACCATATCAATTGGTCAAGCCAATTTAATGAAGGCAAGAGGAGGTTTTGACCCCAAGATCGAAGTGGATTATGAGCGTAAGGAATTCAAGGGAACGGAATACTGGGACAGATTAAATGGCACCTTCAAAATTCCTACCTACTATGGAATTGAATTCAAAGGAGGTTTTGAACAGGCTGAAGGCACGTTTATCAATGAGGACGAAACCTTTCCAATAGATGGCCTTTACAGTGCTGGGGTTTCAATGTCCCTGGCAAGGGGGTTCTGGATCAATGAACGAATGGCCACTTTGCAAAAGGCCAAATTTTTCAGGGAACAGACCAAGGCCGATCAGGACCTGTTGGTGAACCAAATTCTTTATGATGCCTCCTTGGCTTATTTTGAATGGCTCAAGGCTTATAATGAAGCTGAAATATTCAGGAACTTTCTTACCAATGCAGCAGTTCGTTTTGAAGGGGTAAAACGAAGTGCGTTGGCCGGGGATGTCGCAATCATTGATACGGTCGAAGCCAAAATCGCGGTGGAGAACAGACAATTGAGTTTGGAACAGGCCAAAGTGAAGATCATGCAGCGGTCATTGGAGCTTTCAAACTTTCTTTGGATCAACGATGTGCCGGTAGAGTTGCAACCCAATGTAATCCCCGATAGGAACCCGGAACAGACGATAGATGTTACCCTGGAGATTTTTGGAAAACCCCTGGACAGCTTTACCATAGCCAATCACCCAAAGCTACGCTCCATGGATTTCAAAATAGAGGGCCTAACGGTGGATAAAAGGCTTAAGGCCAATAAATTGCTGCCCAGAATAGATGTAGAATACAATTTTTTGACCGAAGCACCCGAACAGATAAACTCCTTTGCAACAGAGGAATATAAGGGAGGCATCAATTTTGAGTTTCCATTGTTCTTAAGGAAGGAAAGGGGGGACTTGAAATTGGCCAAATTCAAGCTGAGGGATGCCCAGTTTGAAAGGGACAACGCACAGGTGGAGATTCAGAACAAGGTATTGGCCATTTACCGGGAACTGGATTCCTTTTTGGAACAGAACCGATTGATTGATAATATCGTTCGGGATTACAACACTTTATTGTCTGCAGAGGAACGAAAATTCAGTTTTGGCGAGAGTTCGCTGTTCCTGATCAATACCCGGGAAAGTAGGCTCATAGATGCCGAGTTAAAACAGAACGAAGTGCAGAACAAATTCTTTACCACAAAGGCCAAGCTATTTAAAAGCTTGGCGATCAACCCAGAAAATCTTTAG
- a CDS encoding YitT family protein, whose product MLGSEGILKERKRLQNARPGLRLNSVVKDTLFIFFGIFAAAFGLESFLLPNRFIDGGATGISLLISEITQVPLAILIIFVNIPFLFMAYKTIGKQFAVKALLAILGLAMVLALIDFPEVTQDKLLVAVFGGFFLGAGIGMSIRGGSVLDGTEVLAIYLSKKLGVKIGDVIIIINVFIFLAASYLLSIEAALYSMLTYLAASKTLDFVVDGIEEYTGVTIISPESEEIRLMVSEKMGRGLTIYKASGGYGKHGERNEYDVIYTVITRLEIRKLTVELEKIDPKAFVVMSRINDTRGGMIKKRSFE is encoded by the coding sequence ATGTTGGGCTCGGAAGGTATTTTGAAAGAACGCAAAAGGTTGCAGAACGCCAGGCCGGGTCTTCGGTTGAATTCCGTAGTTAAGGATACGTTATTCATTTTCTTTGGGATATTCGCTGCGGCGTTTGGCCTGGAGAGCTTTTTGCTCCCCAATCGGTTTATCGATGGCGGGGCTACGGGGATTTCGTTATTGATCTCTGAAATTACCCAGGTCCCTTTGGCAATCCTTATCATTTTTGTGAACATTCCCTTCCTGTTCATGGCCTATAAGACCATAGGAAAACAGTTTGCGGTGAAGGCGTTATTGGCCATTTTAGGCCTGGCAATGGTATTGGCGCTAATAGACTTTCCCGAAGTGACACAAGATAAGCTTTTGGTGGCCGTATTTGGAGGTTTTTTCCTTGGTGCGGGAATTGGGATGTCCATAAGGGGGGGAAGTGTGTTGGACGGTACCGAGGTTTTGGCCATTTATTTAAGTAAGAAACTTGGGGTGAAAATTGGGGATGTGATCATCATCATCAATGTGTTCATCTTTCTGGCGGCATCATATTTACTTTCCATAGAGGCAGCGCTATATTCCATGTTAACCTATTTGGCGGCATCCAAAACATTGGATTTTGTGGTAGACGGAATTGAGGAATATACAGGGGTAACCATTATCTCACCGGAAAGTGAGGAAATACGATTGATGGTCTCGGAAAAAATGGGGAGGGGACTTACCATATATAAGGCTTCGGGAGGGTACGGAAAGCACGGCGAACGAAATGAATACGATGTCATTTATACGGTGATAACACGTCTGGAAATTAGAAAACTTACAGTTGAGCTCGAAAAAATCGATCCCAAAGCTTTTGTGGTCATGAGCAGAATAAACGATACCCGCGGGGGAATGATAAAGAAGCGTTCTTTTGAATAA
- a CDS encoding thioredoxin family protein codes for MNTLAENPIKSINVIIQRALEFGMTYGEYRELVQELAIRNSNTGPEKTEALANYTQLNTKRMDRWDKTLRIPNEVVDHVKALKQKMTWLVLTESWCGDASPSLPVMNKLAELTPNLDLKIVLRDEHPELMDLFLTNGTRSIPKVIVLDSLTQKVLGEWGPRSSKATKMVLDYKAEHGQLIPEFKQQLQVFYNKDKGQDILKDLVELLSLE; via the coding sequence ATGAATACACTTGCGGAAAACCCCATAAAATCAATTAATGTGATTATTCAAAGAGCGTTGGAGTTTGGTATGACCTACGGAGAATATCGTGAATTGGTTCAAGAATTGGCAATAAGGAACTCCAATACCGGTCCTGAAAAAACCGAAGCATTGGCAAATTATACCCAACTCAATACCAAACGTATGGATCGTTGGGACAAAACCCTCAGAATACCAAATGAGGTGGTGGACCATGTCAAAGCATTAAAACAAAAAATGACTTGGTTGGTCCTAACGGAAAGTTGGTGTGGGGATGCCTCTCCCAGTTTGCCCGTAATGAATAAGTTGGCCGAGCTAACACCAAACCTGGACTTGAAAATTGTTCTACGGGATGAGCATCCCGAATTGATGGATCTGTTCCTTACCAATGGAACACGTTCCATTCCCAAAGTGATCGTTTTGGATTCGTTGACCCAAAAAGTGCTTGGTGAATGGGGTCCACGTTCTTCAAAGGCCACTAAAATGGTGTTGGATTACAAAGCGGAACACGGACAGCTTATCCCGGAGTTCAAACAGCAGCTACAGGTTTTTTACAATAAGGACAAAGGTCAGGATATTCTAAAGGATTTAGTGGAACTACTTTCCCTGGAATAG
- a CDS encoding energy transducer TonB encodes MNLNRKQLSLIITIFTMANVVLLAYNVHLVNREEDEYVIEMAILDEEVEQLLEEKERLEELAQNDPIKSHRAFNETAKPSIGEPEPLKTLEELMEEREMGSESNEFNEGDAGFVSNLKELAKKRQERREQLGERDAEKKEFTNYLKDRRTSISYSLVDRNAYYLPPPIYTCEKGGKVVINITVDRNGDVLEVSFNDKSSNTSDYCLIQNAKAYALKANFSQSPKNSQIGTITYLFQGK; translated from the coding sequence ATGAACCTGAATCGCAAGCAATTATCACTTATCATCACCATTTTTACGATGGCAAATGTTGTATTGCTTGCTTATAATGTTCATTTGGTCAATAGGGAAGAAGACGAATATGTCATTGAAATGGCCATTTTGGACGAGGAAGTGGAACAGCTGTTGGAAGAAAAGGAGCGATTGGAAGAGCTGGCGCAAAACGATCCCATAAAAAGCCACAGGGCCTTTAATGAAACTGCCAAACCCAGCATAGGGGAACCGGAGCCCCTTAAAACCCTGGAGGAACTAATGGAGGAAAGGGAAATGGGCAGTGAATCCAATGAATTCAATGAAGGTGATGCCGGTTTTGTTTCCAATCTAAAGGAACTGGCCAAAAAACGCCAGGAGCGCAGGGAGCAACTTGGAGAGCGGGATGCGGAAAAAAAGGAATTTACCAATTACCTAAAAGACAGACGTACCTCCATCTCCTACTCCTTGGTGGATCGAAATGCGTATTACCTACCTCCGCCAATATATACCTGTGAGAAGGGAGGAAAAGTGGTCATCAATATTACGGTGGATCGCAACGGGGACGTTCTTGAGGTTTCCTTTAATGACAAAAGTTCCAACACCAGTGACTATTGTTTAATACAAAACGCCAAGGCCTACGCCCTAAAGGCAAACTTTAGTCAGAGCCCCAAGAACAGTCAGATTGGAACAATTACCTATCTATTCCAGGGAAAGTAG
- the truB gene encoding tRNA pseudouridine(55) synthase TruB — protein MQHISSAYFTEGQILLIDKPLEWSSFQAVNALKWAIRKKFNLNKKFKIGHAGTLDPLATGLLLICTGKATKKIPELQGKLKEYTGTFTLGASTPSYDLETEIDQSYPIQHLTKERICAAPKGFLGRIQQMPPVFSAIKKDGKRLYEFARKGETVEIKPRNIEIFEFEITKIELPEVDFRVVCSKGTYIRSLAHDFGKALDSGAHLSVLRRTKIGDFNVDKAQSPQMFKEWLHSKTVVDISKE, from the coding sequence ATGCAACATATTTCTTCAGCGTATTTTACGGAGGGTCAAATTCTTTTGATTGACAAACCTTTGGAATGGAGTTCCTTTCAAGCAGTGAATGCATTAAAATGGGCCATTAGGAAGAAATTCAATCTCAATAAAAAATTCAAAATCGGACATGCGGGGACACTCGATCCCCTGGCTACGGGATTACTGTTGATCTGCACGGGAAAAGCCACCAAAAAAATTCCAGAACTTCAAGGAAAATTAAAAGAATATACGGGAACCTTTACCCTTGGGGCCAGTACGCCCTCCTATGACCTGGAAACCGAAATAGACCAAAGTTATCCGATCCAACATCTGACCAAAGAAAGAATTTGCGCTGCACCTAAAGGGTTTTTGGGGAGGATTCAACAAATGCCCCCTGTTTTTTCAGCAATTAAAAAAGATGGAAAGCGGTTGTACGAATTTGCCAGAAAAGGGGAAACTGTTGAAATAAAACCCAGAAACATCGAGATTTTTGAATTTGAAATCACCAAAATTGAGTTGCCCGAAGTAGATTTTAGGGTGGTCTGTAGTAAAGGGACCTATATCCGTTCCCTGGCCCACGATTTTGGAAAAGCCTTGGATTCCGGGGCCCATCTATCCGTTTTAAGAAGAACCAAAATAGGCGATTTTAACGTAGATAAAGCCCAGAGTCCACAAATGTTCAAGGAATGGCTCCATAGTAAAACGGTAGTGGACATTTCAAAAGAATAA
- a CDS encoding undecaprenyl-diphosphate phosphatase encodes MDTIDAIILGIIQGLTEFLPVSSSGHLELGKAILGDNSIPEESLLFTVVLHFATALSTIVVFRKDVWDIIKGLFQFKWNEETQFSAKIVLSMVPAALVGFLLEDFMEVFFDGAIIIVGIMLIITAILLYLADMARTTEKGVSYRSAFIIGMAQMVAMLPGISRSGATISTSVLLGIDKTKSARFSFLMVVPLILGKVAKDILSGDISFESTQIGAMGAGFVAAFIAGMAACTWMIKLVRQSKLTYFAIYCLIIGLIAIGWSIWG; translated from the coding sequence TTGGATACCATTGATGCGATTATCTTGGGCATTATTCAAGGATTGACTGAATTTTTGCCCGTTTCCTCTAGTGGACATTTGGAATTGGGAAAAGCCATTTTGGGTGACAATTCCATCCCCGAGGAAAGTTTGCTGTTTACCGTTGTACTTCATTTTGCAACCGCATTGAGTACCATTGTCGTTTTTCGAAAAGACGTATGGGATATCATTAAGGGCCTTTTTCAGTTCAAATGGAACGAAGAGACCCAGTTCAGTGCAAAGATTGTTCTATCGATGGTCCCAGCGGCCTTGGTAGGTTTTTTATTGGAGGATTTTATGGAAGTCTTTTTTGATGGTGCAATTATCATTGTGGGCATTATGCTCATTATTACCGCTATACTTCTGTATTTGGCGGATATGGCCAGGACAACGGAAAAAGGGGTTTCCTATCGCAGTGCCTTTATCATTGGCATGGCACAAATGGTGGCTATGTTACCGGGCATATCCAGAAGTGGTGCAACAATTTCCACCTCGGTACTTTTGGGAATAGACAAGACCAAATCGGCACGTTTTTCTTTCTTGATGGTCGTACCCTTGATCCTGGGAAAAGTTGCCAAGGATATTTTAAGCGGCGACATCAGTTTTGAAAGCACTCAAATAGGCGCCATGGGAGCAGGCTTTGTAGCTGCATTTATTGCCGGGATGGCCGCCTGTACCTGGATGATAAAATTGGTTCGCCAAAGCAAATTGACGTATTTTGCCATTTACTGCCTCATCATTGGTCTAATTGCCATTGGTTGGAGTATTTGGGGATAA
- a CDS encoding DUF3098 domain-containing protein: MGKKNSTIQKKKPQFIFQRKNYTFLFIGIAFIALGFILMSGGGSDDPNVFNPEIYNFRRIRLAPLLVLIGLGIQIYAILLDPSKKK; encoded by the coding sequence ATGGGCAAGAAAAATAGTACGATCCAAAAAAAGAAGCCGCAGTTCATCTTCCAAAGGAAGAATTATACCTTTTTGTTTATTGGAATTGCGTTTATTGCTTTGGGCTTTATTTTGATGAGTGGTGGTGGAAGTGATGACCCCAATGTCTTTAATCCCGAAATCTATAATTTTCGGAGAATCCGACTGGCACCTTTACTGGTGTTGATTGGATTGGGTATACAGATTTACGCCATTCTTTTGGACCCTAGCAAAAAGAAATAA